A section of the Agarivorans litoreus genome encodes:
- the purK gene encoding 5-(carboxyamino)imidazole ribonucleotide synthase, with protein MNKIWILGAGQLGAMLKHAAQPLNIEVRPVETDETDTFDIAANDIITVEREHWPVTPATEQLTQHSSFLNGPALAQLADRASQKKLLDSLGLATAPWVDVKQGHSAEQLFAELGERVLLKQRSGGYDGKGQHWLKLSGNAEQRAIPQDWLDHCIAEQAIGFDEEVSLIGMRHANGDTAFYPLAINQHHEGILLATVSPVASKASLQGQAENMLGKLMDSLDYVGVMTMECFQVGDKLLINEIAPRVHNSGHWTQAGSSLSQFEAHIRAVADLPLVQPLVKTQSVMLNLIGVEYNHQWLCVPGVEVFWYGKEVRPGRKVGHINISIAERSQLLASLAKLEPLMTPVYADAIAWLIKHLD; from the coding sequence ATGAATAAGATTTGGATTTTAGGCGCCGGCCAATTGGGAGCAATGCTAAAACACGCAGCGCAACCATTAAACATTGAGGTTCGCCCAGTAGAAACTGACGAAACTGATACCTTTGATATCGCTGCCAACGACATTATTACCGTTGAGCGCGAGCACTGGCCGGTAACGCCAGCCACCGAGCAACTTACTCAACACTCAAGCTTTCTTAACGGCCCGGCTTTAGCTCAGCTAGCTGACCGAGCAAGCCAAAAGAAATTGCTCGACAGCTTAGGCTTAGCCACCGCCCCTTGGGTAGATGTAAAACAAGGACACAGTGCAGAACAACTGTTTGCTGAGTTAGGCGAACGAGTATTGCTAAAGCAGCGCTCCGGCGGCTACGACGGCAAAGGCCAGCATTGGTTAAAGCTTAGCGGCAACGCTGAACAACGTGCCATTCCACAAGACTGGTTAGATCATTGTATTGCCGAACAAGCGATAGGCTTCGACGAAGAAGTATCACTTATTGGTATGCGCCACGCCAACGGTGACACGGCATTCTACCCACTAGCGATTAACCAGCATCATGAAGGTATTTTATTAGCTACGGTATCACCGGTTGCCAGTAAAGCGAGCCTTCAGGGCCAGGCTGAAAATATGCTCGGTAAGCTAATGGACTCGCTAGATTACGTGGGTGTAATGACCATGGAATGCTTCCAAGTTGGCGATAAGTTACTGATTAACGAGATAGCACCTCGAGTACACAATAGCGGCCACTGGACTCAAGCAGGCTCTAGCCTTAGTCAGTTCGAGGCACATATTCGCGCCGTGGCAGATTTGCCCTTAGTACAACCTTTAGTTAAAACCCAAAGCGTGATGCTTAATCTGATTGGTGTTGAATATAATCATCAATGGTTATGCGTGCCTGGGGTGGAAGTATTTTGGTATGGCAAAGAGGTTCGTCCAGGGCGTAAAGTTGGCCACATCAACATCAGCATTGCAGAGCGTTCACAATTACTAGCAAGTTTAGCGAAATTAGAACCACTGATGACGCCTGTATACGCCGACGCAATAGCGTGGTTAATTAAGCACCTAGATTAA
- a CDS encoding DMT family transporter, with protein sequence MSYEWLALLAAALWACTSLISVTPSRVMGAFAYSRWRMGLVSLMLLSAALYNNQWQMISLSQAGLFALSGFIGVFVGDTALFACMNRLGPRRASLLFACHAAFSAFLGVWLFNEDLLGWPLLGAACLFLGVILAVSFGHRSEQHSWEKISGSVSIAVALGLTAALCQSLGTVMLKPLMSAPEYSAIDPVAGSALRMLSAFSAHFLLWLSGYKLARTLKPINSKLFVMVAANGFLAMAVGMTLMLFALRYGDVSVVALLSSTSPVLVLPLLWIVTKQAPTRSAWASASLCILGSALLIFG encoded by the coding sequence TTGAGTTATGAATGGTTAGCCTTGCTGGCCGCTGCGCTTTGGGCCTGCACCAGCTTAATCTCAGTAACCCCTAGCCGAGTGATGGGCGCTTTTGCCTATAGCCGTTGGCGCATGGGTTTAGTGAGCCTAATGCTGCTTAGTGCCGCTTTATACAATAACCAATGGCAAATGATTAGCCTATCGCAAGCGGGGTTGTTTGCTTTATCGGGCTTTATTGGCGTATTTGTTGGTGACACCGCCTTGTTTGCCTGCATGAACCGTCTAGGGCCCCGCCGCGCCAGCTTGTTATTTGCCTGTCACGCCGCTTTCTCTGCCTTTTTAGGGGTATGGCTATTTAATGAAGATTTACTTGGTTGGCCGCTACTGGGCGCCGCCTGTTTGTTCTTAGGTGTGATATTAGCTGTTAGTTTTGGTCACCGTAGTGAACAGCACAGCTGGGAAAAGATTAGCGGCTCAGTCAGCATAGCAGTCGCTTTGGGGTTAACGGCCGCGCTCTGCCAAAGCCTTGGAACTGTAATGTTAAAACCGCTGATGAGCGCCCCAGAATACAGTGCTATTGACCCAGTCGCGGGCTCGGCATTACGAATGCTAAGTGCTTTTTCTGCCCACTTTTTGTTATGGCTAAGCGGTTACAAACTTGCGCGAACACTTAAGCCAATTAACTCAAAACTATTTGTTATGGTCGCCGCCAACGGCTTTTTAGCCATGGCAGTAGGAATGACATTAATGCTGTTTGCCCTACGATATGGCGATGTATCAGTGGTTGCCCTGTTATCATCAACTTCACCGGTATTGGTGCTGCCACTGCTATGGATAGTCACCAAACAAGCGCCCACACGCTCGGCCTGGGCTAGCGCAAGTTTATGTATATTGGGCAGCGCATTGTTAATCTTTGGCTAG
- a CDS encoding GGDEF domain-containing protein: protein MLNKILNIGTSKGKRHAVRMTNLFVVIGIPLLILNVIAQALEYKITVAEFWVINSLVVLAYTVTIFLNWLNQNDLARAWMLVVFVLDITFASTRWFGVESLIFFHLIVIYPVAFLLWQDRPSTRNAILALISVAFLAVFYWPCAPMFPSNIEQKQSLMALVFINCAILLSIVAKLFSIDTQRAHRHLAEQARIDPLTNILNRRELERQLDTQCESVLSMAVMLFDIDKFKQINDQYGHHTGDDALKHVVACVKQQLPEEAMFARFGGDEFCILWANCQRQHAQDLANIIVQQVAEKPCSVNGQHLAISISMGIAFETQRKDLSRLLIDADNAMYAAKRKGRNTFVTTWAQPSQAVSA, encoded by the coding sequence TTGCTCAACAAGATACTTAACATAGGCACCAGCAAAGGAAAGCGTCACGCCGTTCGTATGACCAATCTATTTGTGGTTATAGGTATACCTTTGCTGATCCTAAATGTTATTGCTCAAGCGCTTGAATACAAGATTACTGTTGCCGAGTTTTGGGTAATTAATAGCCTAGTGGTACTTGCTTACACCGTCACCATCTTTCTAAACTGGCTAAATCAAAATGATTTAGCTAGAGCATGGATGTTAGTGGTATTTGTGCTGGATATTACCTTTGCCTCTACCCGTTGGTTTGGTGTTGAATCACTGATTTTCTTCCACCTTATCGTGATTTACCCAGTAGCATTTTTGTTATGGCAAGATAGGCCTTCTACACGCAATGCCATTTTAGCGCTAATAAGTGTGGCTTTTTTAGCGGTATTTTATTGGCCCTGCGCACCGATGTTTCCGAGTAATATAGAACAAAAGCAAAGCTTAATGGCGTTAGTTTTCATTAACTGCGCCATTCTATTAAGTATTGTGGCCAAGCTGTTTTCTATCGATACTCAGCGCGCTCATCGCCACCTTGCAGAGCAAGCGCGCATCGATCCGCTCACCAACATCTTGAATCGCCGAGAGCTAGAGCGCCAGCTTGATACTCAATGTGAGTCGGTATTAAGCATGGCAGTGATGCTGTTTGATATAGACAAATTTAAACAGATTAATGACCAATACGGCCATCACACTGGTGATGATGCGCTAAAGCATGTTGTGGCCTGTGTTAAACAACAACTCCCTGAAGAGGCAATGTTTGCCCGATTTGGTGGTGATGAATTTTGTATATTGTGGGCCAATTGCCAGCGCCAACATGCGCAAGACTTAGCCAATATCATTGTCCAACAAGTTGCCGAAAAACCTTGCTCGGTGAACGGCCAACACCTCGCCATTAGCATTAGCATGGGCATTGCCTTTGAAACCCAAAGAAAAGATTTGTCCCGTTTGTTGATTGACGCCGACAATGCCATGTATGCTGCCAAGCGCAAAGGTCGCAATACCTTTGTCACCACTTGGGCACAGCCAAGCCAAGCGGTCTCCGCCTAA
- the purE gene encoding 5-(carboxyamino)imidazole ribonucleotide mutase, whose translation MPQPQVAIIMGSKSDWPTMENAAEVLQQLGVEFEVEVVSAHRTPDKLMEFSANAADRGIKVIIGGAGGAAHLPGMVASKTRLPVLGVPVQSKALNGMDSLLSIAQMPKGVAVGTLAIGTAGAYNAGLFAAQILATTNPELAERIEAFRSAQTESVLAHPDPRVAE comes from the coding sequence ATGCCACAACCACAAGTTGCCATCATCATGGGGTCAAAAAGTGATTGGCCAACTATGGAAAACGCCGCCGAAGTACTACAACAATTGGGCGTTGAATTTGAGGTTGAAGTGGTTAGTGCTCACCGCACTCCCGACAAATTAATGGAATTTTCAGCCAATGCTGCCGACCGCGGCATCAAAGTGATTATTGGTGGTGCCGGCGGCGCAGCTCACTTGCCAGGCATGGTGGCGTCTAAAACCCGTTTACCGGTACTTGGAGTGCCAGTTCAAAGTAAAGCCTTAAACGGTATGGATAGCTTGTTATCGATTGCCCAAATGCCAAAAGGCGTAGCAGTTGGTACTCTTGCCATTGGCACTGCTGGTGCTTATAACGCGGGATTGTTTGCTGCACAGATTTTAGCTACTACTAACCCAGAACTAGCTGAGCGTATCGAGGCTTTCCGCAGCGCCCAAACTGAATCAGTATTGGCCCATCCAGATCCTCGCGTAGCGGAGTAG